AGAAGAAGCTTTCGCTGCTTGAGAGGGAGGAGCCTCGCTCACCCCGCGACGGCGAAGCGTCCGTCCATTGCCGGCGCCCCGTCGGTGCGAGCCACCCCGCGCGCGCAAAGGTCTTCCAGATGCGCCAGGGTATTCAGCGCGGCCGCGCCGACCAACTCCGGCCGCAGGCCCTCATAGACCCGTGCGACGATGGCGGAGATGGTGCCGTCGCCCGCGGCGAGTGCCTTCAGGATCGAGGCTTCTCGCATCCGCCGGTGGGCGATCAGTGCCCGGAGGAAGGCCTGCGGCTGACCGACCGGGCCGCCGTGCCCAGGGAAATAGCGCTGCTCGGCGCGTCCGAGCAGCTTCTGCAGCGACGTCATATAGTCGCCCATGGCGCCGTCGGGCGGGGCGACGATCGAGGTCGACCAGGCCATGACATGATCGCCCGACAGGAGCACCCCGTCCTGCGCCAGGGAAAGGGCGAGGTGGTTGGCGCAGTGGCCCGGCGTGGCGATGGCGGTGAGCGTCCAGTCCGGCCCGGTGACCGCGTCGCCGTCACCGAGGATGACATCGGGCACGAAGTCATGGTCTGCGCTGGCGTCGAGCGCGTTGATTTCGCCGAGGCGCAGCGGCCGGGCGCTCCGGTGTCGACCGGCGCCATAGGTCTTCGCGCCGGTCGAGGCCGAGACCGCGGCTGCGGCCGGCGAATGGTCACGATGGGTATGGGTGACGATGACGGCGTCGACGCTTTCTCCTCGGACCGCGTCGAGCAGCCGGGCGATATGAGCGGGATCGGCGGGGCCGGGATCGACGATCGCCACCCGGCCGCGCCCGACAATGTAGCTGCAGGTCCCGGTGAAGGTGAACGGCCCGCCGTTCGGCGCCACGACTCGGCGCAGCCTGTCTGAAACTACATCGATCCTGCCGACTTGCGGCGGCGTCCGGTCGAAGGGGATGTCATCGCTCATGTGCCCGATCCGTGACGCCGGTGGAGAGACCTTGTCATTGCGCCGTAACCCGCAGCTCTTACCCCAATTTCGTTCGAACGGGAGCGGCAGATCGCGATGCAGGTTGCCGCGGCCCCCCGCTTGGCCTTCTCAACCTATGCACCG
This sequence is a window from Labrys wisconsinensis. Protein-coding genes within it:
- a CDS encoding MBL fold metallo-hydrolase — encoded protein: MSDDIPFDRTPPQVGRIDVVSDRLRRVVAPNGGPFTFTGTCSYIVGRGRVAIVDPGPADPAHIARLLDAVRGESVDAVIVTHTHRDHSPAAAAVSASTGAKTYGAGRHRSARPLRLGEINALDASADHDFVPDVILGDGDAVTGPDWTLTAIATPGHCANHLALSLAQDGVLLSGDHVMAWSTSIVAPPDGAMGDYMTSLQKLLGRAEQRYFPGHGGPVGQPQAFLRALIAHRRMREASILKALAAGDGTISAIVARVYEGLRPELVGAAALNTLAHLEDLCARGVARTDGAPAMDGRFAVAG